CAACGACCATTGATTGATGTGGCAGCTGGACCAGGTGGCAGTCAATTTGCTTCGTCACAAAGCACATCGCCAACCAAATTAGCTAAATAATAACTATTATTAAACAATAACTATTAGCTAAATTTTAAAGCCGCATGTTATGCGGCTTTTTAGTACTTACTTAGTACACTTTTAATAACTAGGATCATGTCAAACTCACATGGTCCTTTTATTTTATTCATTAATGACAACTCGGTAACTTATAATTTATGTTTGAATTTCCAAAATATTCCATAGCATCAGTAAAAAATGATGTCTTGTCTGGATTAACCGTCGCACTCGCACTTGTCCCAGAAGCTGTTGCATTTGCTTTTGTTGCAGGTGTTGAACCGCTGGTCGGCTTATATGCAGCATTTATGGTCGGTTTAATCACAGCCATTTTTGGCGGACGTCCAGGTATGATCTCCGGTGCTACGGGTGCGATGGCTGTTGTAATGGTATCGCTTGTAGCTGACAATGGCGTACAATATTTATTTGCGGCCGTTGTGCTTGCCGGTTTATTGCAAGTGCTTGCAGGTGTATTCAAGCTCGGTAAGTTTATTCGGATCGTACCACACCCAGTAATGATGGGGTTTGTGAATGGTCTAGCTATCGTCATTTTCTTAGCGCAATTAGGTCAATTCAAATTCATTGACACTAATGGTGATCTAGCTTGGTTACAAGGGTCACAGCTTTATATCATGTTAGGTCTTGTTGCCCTTACAATGGCTATTATTCATTTCCTACCGAAACTAACAAAAGCAGTACCTTCTTCACTTGTTGCAATTGTAACGGTGACGCTAATTGTTTATTACATGGGACTAGATACGCGTACAGTTGTTGATTTTGTTCGTTCAATGACAGGCGATGATAATGCGACTATTTCAGGTTCATTACCAAGCTTTAGTATTCCAAGTGTGCCATTTACACTAGAAACACTCTATATAATCTTACCTTATTCATTAATTCTTGCTGCAGTTGGTCTTATTGAATCATTATTAACATTAACCGTTATTGATGAGATGACTGGTACACGTGGTAAAGGTAACCGAGAATGTGTTGCACAGGGTGCCTCAAACATCGTTAACGGTTTCTTTGGTGCTATGGGTGGTTGTGCTATGATCGGCCAATCAATGATCAACATCAACTCTGGTGGTCGCGGCCGTTTATCTGGTATCACGGCTGCAATATCACTATTACTCTTTATCCTATTCTTCTCATCGCTTATCGAGGTAATTCCACTAGCTGCACTTGTTGGTGTTATGTTCATGGTTGTGATTGGTACATTTGAATGGGCAACTTTCCGTGTAATACGTAAAATTCCAAAGGCAGATACATTTGTAATTGTGCTTGTTACAGTTGTTACTGTATTTACTGATCTAGCTGTTGCTGTGATTATCGGTGTTATTGTTTCTGCATTACGTTTTGCTTGGGAACATGCCGCACATATCAATGCAGAAAAATCTATCGAAGAGTCTGGTAGCAAAGTATACAAAGTAAATGGTCCACTATTCTTTGGTTCTGTTAGCCACTTCTTAGAGTTATTTGATACATCTACAGATCCACAAGATGTAATCATCGACTTTGCTAACTCACGCGTGTGTGACCACTCAGCGATTGAAGCTATCGACACACTGGCTGAACGTTATATCGCAGAAGGTAAAGTATTACACTTACGCCATCTTTCATTAGAATGTAAGCAATTAATGAAGCGCGCAGGCGATATGATTGAAGTTAATTTAATTGAAGACCCTGAGTACCATGTTGCATCAGATAAACTAGGCGGTTAATTCCTTCTAGCACTTACCCTACTTCCTTTTATTGTGTTGTAGGGTAATAATATATCTGTAACTGTTATGAACATTCGTTTATAACAGGCATAAAAAAACCGGCATTAGCCGGTTTTTTATTATCTGATTAAACTCTAATTTTTTGAGATAGTCTCAACTTTCGCTTTCAACTTCTGACCCGGTTTAAAAGTCACAACGCGACGAGCTGTAATTGGTATATCTTCACCTGTTTTAGGATTACGACCAGGTCGTTCACCTTTATCACGAAGGTCAAAATTACCAAAACCAGATATTTTAACTTGTTCGTTAACTTCTAAAGATAAGCGAATCTCTTCAAAGAAAGCTTCTACCATTTCTTTAGATTCACGTTTACTCAGGCCAACGTCGTTAAATAAAGTTTCAGCAATATCAGCTTTGGTTAGTGCCATAAATTAATCCCTCAAGGATGCATTGAATTCAGATGAGATAGCTTCCACAACATTATTTACTGCTTCAGATATTTCTTTTTCTTCCAAGGTGCGTGAGATATCTTGTAAGGTTAAGCTGATTGCTAGGCTCTTATGACCTTCTGCAACACCTGTACCTTGGTATACATCAAACAAGTTTATGCCAACTAACTGATTCCCGCCAACTTTTTTGATGAAGTTGAGAACATCACCAGCGTTAACGTCGTCTTTAACAATCATAGCAATGTCACGACGGTTCGAAGTAAACTTAGAAACTTCAACAGCTTGCGGCAATTTACGAGATGTTAATGTAGCCAGTTCAATCTCAAGAATAATCGTTGAACCATTTAGGCCTAACTTCTTCTCTAGTGAAGGATGGATAGTACCAATATGACCAACAGAACGATCACCACAGAAGATTTCAGCACTTTGACCAGGATGTAATCCAGGATGACTTGCACGTTTAAGTACAAATTCATCAGTGTTACATGTTTGATCTAATAATGCGTCTAAATCGCCTTTAAGATCAAAATAGTCAACAGACTTACTCTCTTGATTCCACGATTCAGCATTTGCTGTACCCGCGATGATTGCACCAAGCATTGGCACTTGAAGCACGCCATTTTCAACTGATTCATCTTTAATAAAAGTAAGACCAGTTTCAAATAAACGAATACGCTGTTGCTGACGTTTTTGGTTAGCTACAACAGCTTCTACCAAACCTGTAAACATACTTACACGCATTACTGACATTTCAATCGAAATTGGATGTGGTAATACAAGATGGTCTGCTTCAGGGTGTAATAATAACTGACGTTTTGGGTCAACAAAGCTATATGTAATTGCTTCTTGGAAACCACGGTCAACCATTAAGTCACGAATGCGGCGAACAGGTAATGTTGCTTCATTATGATCAGTCATCTTCAATGGAGCAACAGGTGCAACATTTGGGATATTGTTGTAACCGAATACACGCGCTACTTCTTCGATTAAATCGACTTCAACTTCGATATCGAAGCGGAAAGATGGAGAAGAAACTGTCCATGTATCATTTTCAAACGTAGGCGATAAACCTAAACTGTTTAAAATATCAGTTACTTTCGCATCTTCAACATGGAAGCCAATTACTTTATCTAACTGATGACGACGTAAGTTAATTGGCGCATGTGTCGGTAATGCAGACTCTGTAGTCACATCTACAACAGGAGCGACTTCACCACCACAGATTTCAACGATTAACTGTGTTGCACGTTCCATCGCTTGATATTGAAGCTCTGAATCAACACCACGTTCAAAACGATGTGAAGAATCAGTATGCAGACCGTATGCACGAGCGCGACCAGTAATCGCGAGCGGGCTAAAGAATGCAGACTCCAGTAAAATTGAGTTTGTTGCAGTCGTTACGCCAGTTTTTTCGCCACCGAAGATACCAGCCATTGCAATCGCACCGCTATCATCTGCAATAACAAGTGTATTGTCATTTAGCTTAACTTCATTACCGTCAAGTAGTGTTAATTTTTCATCTTGGTTTGCAAGACGAACATTAATGCCACCCGTTAAAGTCGCTAAGTCAAATGCATGCATTGGTTGACCTAGTTCTAACAATACATAGTTTGTTACGTCAACGATTGGATCAATTGAACGAGTACCACAACGACGTAGGCGCTCTACCATCCATAAAGGCGTTTTCGCAGTCACATCTAAGTTACTGATCACACGACCAAGGTAACGAGGACACTGCGCTGTAGCGTCTACAGAAACACTTACTGTTTCAGCGCTTGTTTCCGTTGCATTAGTCCATTCAGGTGCCGTGACAGCTATGTTGTTTAAAACACCAACTTCACGAGCAATACCTGCGATACTTAAACAATCAGCACGGTTAGGTGTTAGATCAACTTCGATCGTAACATCATCAAGACCAAGGAATTCGCGAATACAAGTACCAGGTACTGCGTCAGCGGGTAATTCAATGAGACCTTCAGCTGATTCAGCCATGCCCATTTCAGACTCAGAACAAAGCATACCGTGTGATGGTTGACCACGTAGTTTTGCTTTTTTAATTTTGAAGTCACCTGGTAACACAGCACCAACAGTTGCAACCGCAACTTTTAGCCCTTCACGGCAGTTAGCTGCACCACATACGATGTCGATTAGCTCTTCTGCACCTATATCAATTTTAGTTACTTGTAATTTATCTGCATCCGGATGCTGACCACATTCAACAACGTGACCCACAACGATACCAGTAAAATCACCCGCAACAGCATCAATACCGTCAACTTCTAGACCAGCCATCGTGATTTGATGAGCTAACTCTTCATTTGTAAGACCTGGTTTAACCCAAGTTTGTAACCATTCATTACTGAATTTCATTATTGAGTCCTATCTTATTTAAACTGCTTGAGGAAACGTAAATCATTTTCGAAAAATGAACGTAAATCGTTAACGCCATAGCGAAGCATCGCTAAACGTTCAACACCCATACCAAAGGCAAAGCCAGAGTATTTCTCAGGGTCGATTCCAACAGAGGTTAATACGTTAGGGTGTACCATGCCGCAGCCTAGTACTTCTAACCATTTACCATTTTTGCCCATAACATCAACTTCGGCAGAAGTTTCTGTGAATGGGAAATAAGAAGGACGGAAACGAATTTCTAAATCTTCTTCAAAGAAGTTATTTAGGAAATCGTGTAACACACCTTTTAGTTCGCTAAAGCTTACCTTTTCGTCCACAAATAGACCTTCTACTTGGTGGAACATTGGTGTGTGAGTTTGATCGTAATCATTACGGTAAACACGGCCTGGAGAAATAATACGAATTGGTGGTTTTTCCACTTCCATCGTACGAATTTGAACACCAGACGTTTGTGTTCTTAGTACTAATTTAGGGTTAAAGTAAAATGTATCGTGATCCGCACGAGCAGGATGGTGCTCAGGGATATTCAATGCATCAAAGTTGTGATAATCATCTTCAACTTCTGGTCCAGATTTAACAGCGAAACCTAATTCACCGAAAAATGATTCAATACGTTCGATAGTACGTGTTACAGGATGTAAACCACCATTAAGGTTGGTACGACCTGGTGCTGTCACATCAATCATTTCTTCAGCTAATTTAGCATCTAAAACAGCTTGCTGTAATGCATCACGTTTCTCGTTAATGACTTTTTGAACTTCTTGCTTAGCAATATTAATCGCTTGGCCAGCTTTAGGTTTTTCTGCTGGAGGCAGTTTACCTAATGTTTTCATCTGTTCAGTTAAAATACCCTTTTTACCAAGGTACTCAACACGCACAGTGTCCAATGTTGCGAGGTCAGTTGCGTTTGCTACGGCTTCTACGGCCTGTACTATTATTTCTTTGAGGTGTTGCATGTTTTTCTTATCACCCTGTTGGCAGGAAAAGTGAATAGATTCATTCAGTAATGGATGATTTTACTCAAAAGTAAGCCTAAGTGCTAGTACTTAAGCTGAATCTAGGTGCTCAATATCAACTAAATCAACTAAAAGTGCAGGTTTGGCTATTAAATAGCCTTGAACATAATCAATCCCTATTCCTGATAGGATATTTTTAATGTTTTCATTTTCCACATATTCAGCTACCGTTTTAATATTAAC
This Moritella sp. 5 DNA region includes the following protein-coding sequences:
- the pheS gene encoding phenylalanine--tRNA ligase subunit alpha — encoded protein: MQHLKEIIVQAVEAVANATDLATLDTVRVEYLGKKGILTEQMKTLGKLPPAEKPKAGQAINIAKQEVQKVINEKRDALQQAVLDAKLAEEMIDVTAPGRTNLNGGLHPVTRTIERIESFFGELGFAVKSGPEVEDDYHNFDALNIPEHHPARADHDTFYFNPKLVLRTQTSGVQIRTMEVEKPPIRIISPGRVYRNDYDQTHTPMFHQVEGLFVDEKVSFSELKGVLHDFLNNFFEEDLEIRFRPSYFPFTETSAEVDVMGKNGKWLEVLGCGMVHPNVLTSVGIDPEKYSGFAFGMGVERLAMLRYGVNDLRSFFENDLRFLKQFK
- the pheT gene encoding phenylalanine--tRNA ligase subunit beta — translated: MKFSNEWLQTWVKPGLTNEELAHQITMAGLEVDGIDAVAGDFTGIVVGHVVECGQHPDADKLQVTKIDIGAEELIDIVCGAANCREGLKVAVATVGAVLPGDFKIKKAKLRGQPSHGMLCSESEMGMAESAEGLIELPADAVPGTCIREFLGLDDVTIEVDLTPNRADCLSIAGIAREVGVLNNIAVTAPEWTNATETSAETVSVSVDATAQCPRYLGRVISNLDVTAKTPLWMVERLRRCGTRSIDPIVDVTNYVLLELGQPMHAFDLATLTGGINVRLANQDEKLTLLDGNEVKLNDNTLVIADDSGAIAMAGIFGGEKTGVTTATNSILLESAFFSPLAITGRARAYGLHTDSSHRFERGVDSELQYQAMERATQLIVEICGGEVAPVVDVTTESALPTHAPINLRRHQLDKVIGFHVEDAKVTDILNSLGLSPTFENDTWTVSSPSFRFDIEVEVDLIEEVARVFGYNNIPNVAPVAPLKMTDHNEATLPVRRIRDLMVDRGFQEAITYSFVDPKRQLLLHPEADHLVLPHPISIEMSVMRVSMFTGLVEAVVANQKRQQQRIRLFETGLTFIKDESVENGVLQVPMLGAIIAGTANAESWNQESKSVDYFDLKGDLDALLDQTCNTDEFVLKRASHPGLHPGQSAEIFCGDRSVGHIGTIHPSLEKKLGLNGSTIILEIELATLTSRKLPQAVEVSKFTSNRRDIAMIVKDDVNAGDVLNFIKKVGGNQLVGINLFDVYQGTGVAEGHKSLAISLTLQDISRTLEEKEISEAVNNVVEAISSEFNASLRD
- a CDS encoding SulP family inorganic anion transporter, with the protein product MFEFPKYSIASVKNDVLSGLTVALALVPEAVAFAFVAGVEPLVGLYAAFMVGLITAIFGGRPGMISGATGAMAVVMVSLVADNGVQYLFAAVVLAGLLQVLAGVFKLGKFIRIVPHPVMMGFVNGLAIVIFLAQLGQFKFIDTNGDLAWLQGSQLYIMLGLVALTMAIIHFLPKLTKAVPSSLVAIVTVTLIVYYMGLDTRTVVDFVRSMTGDDNATISGSLPSFSIPSVPFTLETLYIILPYSLILAAVGLIESLLTLTVIDEMTGTRGKGNRECVAQGASNIVNGFFGAMGGCAMIGQSMININSGGRGRLSGITAAISLLLFILFFSSLIEVIPLAALVGVMFMVVIGTFEWATFRVIRKIPKADTFVIVLVTVVTVFTDLAVAVIIGVIVSALRFAWEHAAHINAEKSIEESGSKVYKVNGPLFFGSVSHFLELFDTSTDPQDVIIDFANSRVCDHSAIEAIDTLAERYIAEGKVLHLRHLSLECKQLMKRAGDMIEVNLIEDPEYHVASDKLGG
- the ihfA gene encoding integration host factor subunit alpha, with product MALTKADIAETLFNDVGLSKRESKEMVEAFFEEIRLSLEVNEQVKISGFGNFDLRDKGERPGRNPKTGEDIPITARRVVTFKPGQKLKAKVETISKN